A genomic stretch from Podospora pseudoanserina strain CBS 124.78 chromosome 3, whole genome shotgun sequence includes:
- the COX11 gene encoding Cytochrome c oxidase assembly protein cox11, mitochondrial (EggNog:ENOG503NW27; COG:O): MSKTHDDDDGFMGECLLKQPRVSPKKEGAMTTTHPCTPLLRNRQARNTHKLQARLGFAAIQLGFFFEKSIIRRSSTPTNTHGHHHSVTPNMNSIPRITRRLAATSQKRFFTPNTPRRAKPQQHPHYHQPTPSGSKSSNPEMDRIHQLYRQRNRSTAFYTISVILGTVALSYGSVPMYKMICQTTGWGGQPVRAHGGSSSSSSPDEDITAKLIPITTSPRIRVSFSASVSDLLDWKFVPQQREVRVLPGETALAFYTATNNSDKDIIGVATYSVTPAQVAPYFSKIQCFCFEEQRLQAGETVDMPVFFYLDPDLLNDLNMRGVESVVLNYTFFKARYDDQK, translated from the exons ATGTCCAAGACtcacgacgatgatgacggttTTATGGGCGAATGCCTTCTAAAACAACCCCGTGTAAGTCCCAAAAAGGAAGGAGCTatgaccaccacccacccatgCACTCCACTTTTGCGCAACCGCCAAGCCCGGAACACCCACAAGCTCCAAGCTCGCCTTGGTTTCGCAGCCATTCAATTGGGATTCTTTTTTGAGAAGTCCATCATCAGACGATCTTCCACACCTACCAACACCCACGGTCACCACCATTCGGTCACACCAAACATGAATTCAATACCAAGAATAACCCGGCGCCTAGCCGCCACTTCCCAGAAACgcttcttcacccccaacacccctcgACGAGCGAAACCCCAGCAACACCCACActaccaccaacccaccccctccggctccaagtcctccaacCCAGAAATGGACAGGATACACCAGCTCTACCGCCAGCGGAACCGTTCAACCGCCTTTTACACCATCTCTGTGATCCTCGGCACAGTGGCCTTGAGTTATGGTTCAGTACCAATGTATAAAATG ATCTGTCAAACAACCGGCTGGGGCGGACAACCCGTCCGCGCCCAcggcggctcctcctcctcctcctcccccgacgaAGACATAACCGCCAaactcatccccatcaccacatccccccGCATCCGcgtctccttctccgcctcggTCTCCGACCTCCTAGACTGGAAATTCGTTCCACAACAGCGAGAAGTTCGGGTTTTACCGGGAGAGACAGCGCTGGCGTTTTATACCGCGACGAACAACTCTGACAAGGACATCATCGGGGTGGCGACCTACTCTGTCACACCAGCACAGGTGGCGCCCTACTTTAGCAAGATTCAGTGCTTCTGTTTTGAGGAGCAGAGGCTCCAGGCCGGGGAGACGGTGGACATGCCGGTTTTCTTTTACTTGGATCCGGATCTGCTAAATGATCTCAACATGAGAGGGGTGGAGAGCGTGGTGTTGAATTATACTTTTTTCAAGGCTAGGTATGATGATCAGAAGTGA